The region CGCCGCCGAAGCGGGCGTGTTCGGCGACGCTGGACGCCACCGCGTCGGCGAGCAGGGTGTGCCCACGTACGATCCCGACTCCGGTCTCGTCGCAGGAGGTCTCGATCCCGAGGATCAGCGGTTCGTCAGCCACTCTTCATCATCACCAGCGCGTCGGTGTTGCTCGGTTGGTAGTAGCCGCGACGGATCCCGACCGGCTCGAAGTCGTACGTCGCGTAGAGCTTCTGGGCCGGGGCGTTGTCCACCGCGACCTCCAGCAGGGTCCGGCGTATCCCCAGCCGGGCGGCCTCGGCCAGCAGCGCCTCCAGCAGCGCCCGCCCGATCCCACCGCGTTGCGCGTCCCGGCGTACCGCGATGTTCTGCACCCAGGCCTCGTCCGGCGGCTGTGTCGCGAGCCCGGCGTAGCCGAGCAGTTCCCCCGCGTCGTCCAGCGCCACCAGGTAGTGGTGGCCGTTGGCCAACTCGTTCCAGAACATTCCCGCCGACCATTTCTCGGAGCCGAACAGGTCGGCCTCGATGGTCAGCACGGGGTCGATGTGCCACCAGCGGAACCGGCTCAGCTTCATGCCGCCAGCCCGCTCGGTGCGGGGCGTCCGATCACGGCAGGACCGGCTTGCGAATGCTGGCCGCCACCGCGTCCGGGCGACGCAGGTAGAGCGGGGTCAGCGATTCGCCGGGGTCACCGGCTCGGATCCGCTCCGCCGCCAGCTCGGCCAGGGCGTACGCCGGGGGGTAGAGCAGTTCGGCGCGCAACGGCAGACCGAGTATGTCGGCGTAGCGGTGTGCCCCTTCGCCGACGGCGACCGTTATCCCCAGTCCGGCCGCCTGCCCGGCCACCACGGCGGGTGCGGCCACGTCCGGCTCGGTGATCCGCTTGCCGGCGTCGCCGTAGACCGCCCAGTAGATCTCCCGGCGCCGGGCGTCGCTGGCCACCAGTATCCGCTGCCCGGTGGCCGCCGCCGCGTGGCCGAGCGCGTCGAGGGAGCAGACCCCGTAGGTGGGGATCGCCAGGGTCTGCCCCATCGTGACGGCCGTGACCAGGCCGACACGCAAACCGGTGAACGGCCCCGGGCCGACCCCGGCCACGACGGCACCGAGGTCCGTGGAACGCGCACCGGCCTCGGCCAGCACCGATTCCACCTGCGGGGCGAGTAGTTCCCCGTGGGCCCGCGCGTCGACCACACACCGTTCGGCACGCAGCACAAGGCGGTCGGGCTGGATCTCCACCAGTGCCGCCGTCACCGCCGGGGTCGACGAGTCCACCACGAGTACGAGCACGCTATGACCCTAGCGCTTCCCCTACCCGGGCCAGCGAAAGGTCAGGGCCGGGTGGCTGCGACCGGGTCCTAGCCGGTCGGTCACGACCTGCCCGACGGAGACCAGGTGACAACCCGGTCGATCGAAACGAACCGGCCGGCACAGCCGACGTGGCGGTGCGGCCGGAAGCTCCGCCGGACGCGAACGTCCGGCATGTCGACTAGCTGGGCTGGGGTGGCCGGAGACTTGCTCGTACCCGGTTCCGGCGTCCCGGTCGACTTGCTCGTACCCGGTTCCGGCGTCCCGGTCGGGGTGCCGGTCAGCCGGCCGACTTCTCCCAGTCGATGCCGGACAGGCCAGCCTCGGCGAGTGCCTGGTTGGTGGCGCTGAACGGCCGGCTGCCGAGGAAACCGCGCGGGTTCATCGGACTCGGGTGACCTGCCTCCAACACCACGTGCGCCGGGTTGGTGACCAGGTCCCGCTTCTTGCGGGCGTAGCCGCCCCAGAGCAGGAAGACGATCCTGTTCGGCAGGGCGTCCAGCGCCCGGATGGTCGCGTCGGTGAACTCCTCCCAGCCCTTGTTGGCGTGCGAGCCGGGCTTGGCCTCGCGGACCGTCAATACCGCGTTGAGCAGCAGCACCCCCTGCGCCGCCCAGCCGTTCAGGTTGCCGTTGCGCGGTTTCGGCACGCCGACGTCCTCGCCCATCTCCTTGAAGACGTTGCGCAGCGACGGCGGGACCGACACCCCATCCCGGACGCTGAAGCTCAGCCCATGCGCCTGACCGGCCTTGTGGTAGGGGTCCTGACCGAGAATCAGCACCCGGCAGTCCTGCGGCGCGCAGAGCCGGTAGGCGGAGAACAGGTCCTCCACCGGCGGATAGACCGTCTGGGAGGCGTACTCCCCCGCGACGAATTCACCGAGCGCGGCGGTCCGGGCCGGGTCGAGGTGCGGGGTCAGGACCGCCTGCCACTCCGTCGGCAGCAGCGCCAGCAGGTCGAGGGTCGGGGCGTCGTGGGGCATGGGAAACCTTTCCACCGGTGAGGGACGATGCGCCCGGAGCAACGGGTACGGGCGCACTGTAGGCAACGGGTACGACAGCAGATCGGATCGGGCTCGCTCCGATCCCGGGCGCTCCGATCTCGGCTCCGCGGGTTCGAGCCGATCGGTCCGGGGCGGCTGGGATCCGACCGATCAGTGCAGAGCGGCGATCCGCTCGGCCCAGTCGCCGCCCACCGGCACCAGCTCCACCTCGCGGGTGTCGTCGTCGTGGCGGTCGATCCGGACGTGCAGGTGGGCGTCGCCGAGCTGTTCCACCATTCCCGCACCCCACTCGACCACGGTGACCGACTCGTCCATCGAGGTGTCCAGGTCGAGATCGTCGATCTCGGCCCGGGGGTCGGCCGCATCCCCAAGCCGGTACGCATCGGCGTGCACCAGCGCCACCTGCCCGCCTCGGGCCGGGTCCGGTCGGTGCACCCGGGCGATGACGAAGGTGGGTGAGGTGATGTCGCCGAGTACGCCGAGTCCGGTACCGATGCCCTGGGTGAGCGCGGTCTTGCCGGCACCGAGTGGTCCGGTGAGCACCAGCAGGTCACCGGCGCGCAGCAACCGGCCGAGGCGGTCACCGAACGCCCGCGTCTGCGCCACCGTGGGCAACTTGACCACCACGCTCATCGGGCGAGCCTCTCCAGGAAGTTCTCCAGCGCCGCGTTGACCTCGTCGGCGTGTTCGAGCATCACCACATGCCCACTGTCGGGCACCTTGACGTACTCGGCCTCGGGCAGGTGACGCATGATCTCCTCGGAGTGGGTGACCGGCGTGATCATGTCCTTGTCCCCGACGATGACCAGGGTGGGGGTGCCGCGCAGCGCGGCAAGCGCCGGATAGCGAGCATGTGTGTAGAGCGTACGCAGGTAGCGGACCACCGTGTCCGCCGAGGTACGGGAGTTCATGTCCTCCACATAGGACACCAGGGCGGGGCTGGGTCGATCCGTGCCGAATCCGTACCGCCGGGTCAGCAGCCAGGCCACGTTCGAGGAGGCCTTTCGAACCCGGTCGATCGCTCCCCCGGTCAGCCGGGTCGTGTTCGTCATCACCGGCAGGAACGGCAGGCCGACCCGGCCGAAGATCGCCGGCAGCCCGAGTTTCGTCTCCTCGTTCCGGCCGCCCGAGGTCGCCATCAGCACCGTGCCGACCACCCGGTCGTCGAACATCTCCGGATAGCGCTCGGCGAACGCCATGATCGTCATACCGCCCATCGAGTGCCCCACCAGCACCAGCGGGCCGCTCGGTGTGGTCCGGTCGATGACCGTACGCAGCGCCTCCCCGAGTCGGGACAGGTCGTACTCACCGGACTTCAGCCGTTCGGACCGGCCGTGACCCGGCTGGTCGTAGAGGACCAGCCGGTGTTCGCCCCGCTCGGCGAGCACCTTGCGCTGGAAATGGAAGGTGCCCATGTCGAGACAGAAACCGTGGACGAAGACGACGGTCGGCCGAACCCTGCCCACACGGGACGGTTGGCCCCTGCCCTCGACGGTCGGCTCGACCAGTTCGACGTGGATGTCGGTGCCGTCCGCCATCTCGATCGGGAACGCGTCGTCACAGGGCTGCGGGCCGAAGACCTCATCGGCGTACCGGTCGCCGGGCTCGGCCTTGGAGCGTCGGACCAGCGCGCGCTCGACAGCGACCCCGGCCGCCGCACCGGCCGCCGCGAGCCCGAGTACCGCACCGAAGATCCCGGCCACCTTCGCCGGGCCCAACCTGGCACCTGGCCGCTTCGGCTTCGGCCCCTCGCTGCCCACTGTCACCGAGATTCCCCTTCGTAGACCCGAGGCACCCGTACCCCGCCGAATCGCGTGACAATCTCGTAGTTGATGGTGCCGACCGCCTCAGCCCAGTCGTCTGCGGTCGGTTCGCCGTTCGCCCCGCTGCCGAAGAGCGTGGCCACATCCCCGGGAGCCACCGGATCGTCACCGCAGTCCAGCACGATCTGGTCCATGCAGACCCGGCCGGCGATCGTCCGAACCTGGCCGGCGAGTTGCACCGGGCCACAGTTGGAGGCATGCCGGGGCACCCCGTCGGCGTAGCCGAGTGGCACCACCGCCAGATTGGTATCGCGCTCGGTGGTGTAGGTGTGCCCGTAGGACACTCCGGTTCCGGCCGGCACCCGCTTGGTCAGTGTCACCCGGGCTCGGGCGGTCATCGCCGGCCGCAATCCGTGGGTCTCTCCCGCCACAGGTGACAGGCCGTAGATGGCGAGGCCCGGCCGGACCAGGTCGAAGTGGGTGTCCGGCCGGGTCAGGGTGGCCGCCGAGTTGGCCAGGTGCCGGTAGCGGGGCCGGACGCCGTACGTCTCGGCGAAGGCGAGCCCCTCGTGGAAGAGCGCCAACTGCCGGTCGATGGTCGGATGGCCGGGTGAGTCGGCGTACACGAAGTGGCTCCACACGCCGACCACCTCGGCAACGCCGTCGGCCTGCGCCTTCGCGGCGGCCTCGACCAGCGCGGGCCAGTCGTCCGGGGTGGCCCCGCCCCGGGCGAGCCCAGTATCGATCTTGAGATGCACCCGGGCGACCCGACCGGCTCGCTGCCCGGCGGAAACGATCTCGGCCAACTGGTCGACGCTGGCCGCACTGAGGTCTATGTCGGCCGCCACCCCCTCGTACAGCGGGAGGCCGGGGGCGAGTAACCAGGCCAGGACCGGCGCGGTGATGCCGGCCTGCCGCAGGGCCAACGCCTCGTCGAGGGTGCAGACACCGAGCCAGTTCGCCCCCGCCTCCAGGGCGGCGCGAGCGGCGGGCACCATGCCGTGGCCATAGCCGTCGGCCTTCACCACCGCCATCAGCTCGGCACTGGTCCCGGCCCGGAGTTGGGCCACATTCTCCCGGATCGCTTCAAGATCGACGCGTACCTCGGCCTGCCACATAAAGCCAGCCTACTGACCAGATGATTGCCTCGGCCGGAGCAATCCGCTCGGCGAGCCGGCCTCGCCCGTACCTGCCGGGCCGGCCTCGCCCGTACCTGCCGGGCCGTCCTCGCCCGTACCTGCCGAGCCACCGCTGGTCACCGAGGGCGGACGCACCGGTCGGTGCGTGTCGTGTCCATCGGGCTGGTCGACTGCGGACTGGGGTGGTGGCTCGGTCGGGAACTGGATCAGGCTCATCAGGCGGGGGCGGCGGCCGGACGCCGGCTGGTTGCCCGTCCGGGCCGCCAGAACGGCCTGCAGCTCACCGATCAACTCGGCGGTCTCGTCGTCGCTGAGCCAGAGGATGCCCTGCCGATAGCCCACCAGATCCGCGAACGGGTTGGCGCCGGGCCGGTCGAGGTAGGCGTTGAACTCGGTGTGCAGGGCAGCCATGGCTGCGGTGAATCCATGACGGTGGTCATCCAGCGACATCGACGCACCCGCCTCAGCGCCGATCACCGCCTGATCCCGGCGCAGCCGGTAGCGGCGCTCCACCGCGCCGCGTACCCGCTGCTCGTCAACGACCTCCAGCACCCCGCTTTCGGCGAGCAACCCGACATGCCGGTACACGGTGGTCTTGGGAACGTCGGGCAGGCTCGCGCACAGGTCTGCCGTCGTTCGTTCACGTCCACCCGAGAAGGCGTACACGATCCGTAGCCGCACCGGGTGCAGGAGCAGGTCGAGCAGGTCCATCAGCTTACGATCCCACATCTGATACCTTTCCCAAAATTGGAAACGCAGGAAAGAGGTGGGACATGACCGCGGCCTTCTCTGCGGCGACAACTCGGCTGAGCAGCACGGCGGTGCTGCCGTTGCAAACG is a window of Micromonospora polyrhachis DNA encoding:
- the rimI gene encoding ribosomal protein S18-alanine N-acetyltransferase, whose amino-acid sequence is MKLSRFRWWHIDPVLTIEADLFGSEKWSAGMFWNELANGHHYLVALDDAGELLGYAGLATQPPDEAWVQNIAVRRDAQRGGIGRALLEALLAEAARLGIRRTLLEVAVDNAPAQKLYATYDFEPVGIRRGYYQPSNTDALVMMKSG
- the tsaB gene encoding tRNA (adenosine(37)-N6)-threonylcarbamoyltransferase complex dimerization subunit type 1 TsaB, with protein sequence MLVLVVDSSTPAVTAALVEIQPDRLVLRAERCVVDARAHGELLAPQVESVLAEAGARSTDLGAVVAGVGPGPFTGLRVGLVTAVTMGQTLAIPTYGVCSLDALGHAAAATGQRILVASDARRREIYWAVYGDAGKRITEPDVAAPAVVAGQAAGLGITVAVGEGAHRYADILGLPLRAELLYPPAYALAELAAERIRAGDPGESLTPLYLRRPDAVAASIRKPVLP
- a CDS encoding uracil-DNA glycosylase, which encodes MPHDAPTLDLLALLPTEWQAVLTPHLDPARTAALGEFVAGEYASQTVYPPVEDLFSAYRLCAPQDCRVLILGQDPYHKAGQAHGLSFSVRDGVSVPPSLRNVFKEMGEDVGVPKPRNGNLNGWAAQGVLLLNAVLTVREAKPGSHANKGWEEFTDATIRALDALPNRIVFLLWGGYARKKRDLVTNPAHVVLEAGHPSPMNPRGFLGSRPFSATNQALAEAGLSGIDWEKSAG
- the tsaE gene encoding tRNA (adenosine(37)-N6)-threonylcarbamoyltransferase complex ATPase subunit type 1 TsaE → MSVVVKLPTVAQTRAFGDRLGRLLRAGDLLVLTGPLGAGKTALTQGIGTGLGVLGDITSPTFVIARVHRPDPARGGQVALVHADAYRLGDAADPRAEIDDLDLDTSMDESVTVVEWGAGMVEQLGDAHLHVRIDRHDDDTREVELVPVGGDWAERIAALH
- a CDS encoding alpha/beta fold hydrolase produces the protein MGSEGPKPKRPGARLGPAKVAGIFGAVLGLAAAGAAAGVAVERALVRRSKAEPGDRYADEVFGPQPCDDAFPIEMADGTDIHVELVEPTVEGRGQPSRVGRVRPTVVFVHGFCLDMGTFHFQRKVLAERGEHRLVLYDQPGHGRSERLKSGEYDLSRLGEALRTVIDRTTPSGPLVLVGHSMGGMTIMAFAERYPEMFDDRVVGTVLMATSGGRNEETKLGLPAIFGRVGLPFLPVMTNTTRLTGGAIDRVRKASSNVAWLLTRRYGFGTDRPSPALVSYVEDMNSRTSADTVVRYLRTLYTHARYPALAALRGTPTLVIVGDKDMITPVTHSEEIMRHLPEAEYVKVPDSGHVVMLEHADEVNAALENFLERLAR
- the alr gene encoding alanine racemase; translation: MWQAEVRVDLEAIRENVAQLRAGTSAELMAVVKADGYGHGMVPAARAALEAGANWLGVCTLDEALALRQAGITAPVLAWLLAPGLPLYEGVAADIDLSAASVDQLAEIVSAGQRAGRVARVHLKIDTGLARGGATPDDWPALVEAAAKAQADGVAEVVGVWSHFVYADSPGHPTIDRQLALFHEGLAFAETYGVRPRYRHLANSAATLTRPDTHFDLVRPGLAIYGLSPVAGETHGLRPAMTARARVTLTKRVPAGTGVSYGHTYTTERDTNLAVVPLGYADGVPRHASNCGPVQLAGQVRTIAGRVCMDQIVLDCGDDPVAPGDVATLFGSGANGEPTADDWAEAVGTINYEIVTRFGGVRVPRVYEGESR
- a CDS encoding helix-turn-helix domain-containing protein produces the protein MWDRKLMDLLDLLLHPVRLRIVYAFSGGRERTTADLCASLPDVPKTTVYRHVGLLAESGVLEVVDEQRVRGAVERRYRLRRDQAVIGAEAGASMSLDDHRHGFTAAMAALHTEFNAYLDRPGANPFADLVGYRQGILWLSDDETAELIGELQAVLAARTGNQPASGRRPRLMSLIQFPTEPPPQSAVDQPDGHDTHRPVRPPSVTSGGSAGTGEDGPAGTGEAGPAGTGEAGSPSGLLRPRQSSGQ